GAGAAATTCACCTCCCattgcatataaaatgcaatatccTTAAGCTATGCATTCATGGAGACACTTAACATTAAAAATCTAAGAATAATCTTTTTGGAGAGATACACTGGGAGTTTTTAGGGAATATAATATCTCGCATTAAATATCATGTTGTCTTGTTCATTGGGCAAACTTTAGGGTAAAGGTAAACAATTTGTTGGCTCTTGAGTTTGCTATTGAGCTATACACATTCTGGATACTATCACAAGTAAAAGTTATTTTCTAACGAGAAGCGGCCTAtagctttttttttacaataatatgTTGAATAGTCGGAGTTGAAACTCCGGTCatccacttatccactttaaaggtggaatttctagttactagactacttaacaaaaatttaaaaatatgttgaagatatatgttttttcttttttttttaacagcaaatatattattacccaggtctctgcacaagacgaaaaAGACCGGTATAAAAGTAACTACATAACAAGGCGCTGTATATATGCGGAACGCCGAAAAtaaacaccaaaacaaacacCAGCTAAAAGAGGTCCACCTCCTAAACCCAAAAATAGAAAGGCACCAGAAGACACCAACTCAGCCCCAAAAGTTGCCACTAGATCGACTCTAACCCCCGATCTCGAATAAAAAATGATCGACCCatcaaaatctaaaaaacaaCTCCTACAGCCTAAAAGCTGATGAGACAACGGATAGACAGACAAGTCTCAGCTCGAAGACACCCTACATTCTAGACGACGACAAAGGCAACACACGCGATAGCAACCGGAAGAACAGTCTCAGCTCGCAGACCACCTCAAAACAGTGAAACATCGACGCAGAAGAGGTCAACCAGAAACACAAgaaacctgcaaatctcaacagatttggacACCAACAGAGACTCAAAAAGaatcctgcaaatctcaactGATTTGGAAAGCGGTCAGAGAATCAAGTATCCTAGAAAACCACTACACACGGCATCAACCAAATATCAGCGACGCCAGAACTAAAACGCCACCCATCACCACCATACGCCCCAACCCCATCAGAACATCACCTCACCTCACCAAAACCAGCCACCGGAAAAGCAGaagaaaacatgaaaaataagGACACAAACCAGAGAAGAAGAACACGCCAGCGCTGATTCTGACAAGGTGGTGCAGAGGGATGACTGCATCCTCATTGCACCACCACCACACGagtcttttttttgttataatctATTTATCTCACTAAATGTCTAGATCTAAAGATCTTCACAGTTGATGAAGCATAATCATTTCTCAAATTAAACGTGTTCTGATAGGTATTTCTGATACTGACACGACATTGATACGTATTATTTACTAGACAACgacatcaaacaaacaaaactgaCATAATGGACAAAGAAGTATGGAGTGACACGGGAAATACTGTTAAGCAACAGCACAACGTTGGAGAGAAGCAACGCCATAAACATCAGTAcatttcatctttttcttttgaaactTAAAGCATAGTTTATATTGTAGGTATCTTAGTTTTATTTAAGGATTTAgccaaatatatttttcaaaaaattatacattatCAAACACTTTACTTCTAAAGTTGCATTGTTAAACTTTTTATGCTTCTTGTTTATATAGAAATAGAATTCAGATATTCCTCTTAATATTTTGCTCTCTTATCAACATAAATGtatgtaaaaagtaaaaacactAGCAAACAGCAAACGTTAATTACTACATTAATATAAGTAactacaaatataatttttttgaagaactACAAATATAATTATTGCTGCTAGCAGTGCAGCACTCTACTTGCAAATATATGATGATTACTAATACTGACTTTACATTATAGGTTAATATAATACAACATTTAAACAAAACTTTTCATCAATACACTACAAAATCTCACTCACCACTCTGCAACTGTTAATATCTTACTGGTTGAACTCAAATCTGTGACTCTGACATAATATACAATGTACATGGCCGTTAATCCAagcaatttttgaatttttatggATACTTACTAAACCATCTTCTGGATTGCAATCTCTTTGGCAGAAGTTGCTAATCGGCAGAATACTTTGAGATTATGCCCTAATTTCTCCTGAGAAAACAAGCAAACATAATGTAAGATAATGAAAATACATTCCTTTAACTGTTAACTGAGATCTCAGGAGTATTAAAACACATCCCTAAACCCCCAACATATAGTAGCAAAGCAAAGAAATTGCCTTCTTATGTCGAGGTTAATAGAAAATACATAAATCACAAACTCATTTATTTGATGAATCTGATCAAACAATATCAGTATTATGTCATCTTTGTAGGTCAAAGAGAGTGGAGTCTAAGATTAAGATACAGCTTAGATGTAAATTTTTCAAGGATACTATATAATACTAACATTTTTCATTTAAGGAAAAGTTTCTACattatatacatgtaaatcttgCAGACAAGGGCATATTAAGAATTTCAAGAACAAATATAAATCTATTAGAATGTTAAGTAGGATTACTCAATAGTTGCTGAGGCCCATACCTCACTTAGCGACTCAAGTCGTTCAAGGGTTGGAACTAACTGTCCACATAACAAAGCAAAGTCCTGTTGTGGATCATACGTTGCACCATATGTAATTGTTTTTGTGGTCATGGTAGATTCAAATGCATCAGAGCTGCCAAAAGATGCAAAAATTAGCCTAAAGAGAGAACAAGGCATACTTTCTACAACAAAATCTAATTGTTTATATTACAATATAGGACTCGGTgtctattttttcttcatttagtTTAGCCATAAAAAAAAACGCAAGATTGTACAGAGATTTTATAGCTTCATTTACAACAGTGTTCTTATCTCATGAAACTTAATGCCTTACCAATCCTGAAGGTGGATGAGGAATATATTTAGCACATGTTCAGAGAGCGGGAGCAATAAAACAATCAGCTGATCCGTACAAGAAACCACTCGACACATCTCTACCATTGCTATGTATCTCCTGTAAAACAAGTTAAAAAAATCAGAGTGAATTTTACGGAAAGGGAAGATGTGAGGAATTCAGGGAACACCATAATACAATTAATAGCAGATATACAGAGCACATGGTCATTGTGCTCTAGAATTGAAGcctttttttttgataagataGAATTGAAGCCTTTAAACAAATGAAATAACCATTAAGTTACAATCAGCTAAGATCATCGAGATAGATGAACTAACAACTGGATTTTAGCATCCAATTCATACAAAAATTCAGCAATTAATTTTCCATGAAGTGGGAACTGAGAACTTCACAAAATAGCAAAGAGTGTAATTGCTGCAGGTTTTTGTTATGAATGTACATTCTGAAGACTATATAGTAGCTAGACCCCGTTATTTGAAACAGAAATTTACGTCAAGAGCCCTCTGCGTAGAGTCTAGATAATGCTCTGGCCCATTAAGTTATTTAGAAAATGACAGGAAAATCAATTTCTAACCCCTTGGGCTTCAATGCTCAGGTACTATATATAGTTTTCCACCTCAGATGGTTTTATATTTAACAATTTAGATGTAACTGCCAGATGAACCAATTAACCCAGGAGAATAATCATGTCGAAAACTTTGGTGTATATAAAAACTCAACTATTATGAAAATATAGCTATTTATAATaacatttatattaaaaaacatattaaaattcTCACTAGGTCCGAGACCTTGAGAACTCTAGGACTGAAAAAAATAAGCTTCAGCAATCTACATATCAAGGTTAAAAGTTGAGTTATGTTCAGGAAAAGAACCACACAATAATCAACTATTCAAATGCAAACCAATTTAGCTGTAGTATTACagcagttttttattttatttagacaaaCATAATAATGTTTCCTTCCAATTTCCTGGAACACAGACAACATCTAGGAGTTAAAATTAATGTAAAcaaaaacatcaacaacaattcaCTTTGcacatttgaattttaaaatatgtttatttttggATTACTAGAAAAGCAGTTTTATGATCAACCTTTTTTGTATGTTATCAGAAGATGAAACAGATTCTTGCCGGACACACATACTGATGATTTCATCCACCTCCTGCCTTGACAGTTCATTAATGTCTCGAATCTGCAAAAACACATGTGTTATGTTTACTCAtaaatcaatattaatattaaatatctGACGATGAAAGCCAAAAgacaaaataattttcaattttcacctTATTCAGTAATAAGGATTTCTCCTCAGCTGCCCTTTCAAGTGCATTTGTAGCTGAAGTGAGTAGAGAATTAAGCAAGCTCAATGTAGGTTGTTGAAATCCAACAGAAGTAGGGTAATTGGAGGAGGCATCAGAAGACTGCGACATCATATTacaagaaaaatattagtttaaaaatataaagttaGACAAGATGAAGAgggaaaagaggtcaaaatcaTTATTAAACTACCTCGTTTATATGAAAAACATACCTGTAATCTCAAGGATTTCTTTGTGACAAGAAAATATAAGTAAGAGCTCAGACTGAAGCACAACTTAAATATCTGTAGCTCTGAACTTCTCTGATTCTGAACACCAGAAGATTAGGATTATTATTATGTATACATAATGCCAGAACATCTCTTTTGATAAATGTGAATTCAGAAAACTGCAAACTTGCCTCAGGGGACACTCTTGATCGAGGAAAACCTAGAACCTTCGAGTTTGAGTCACGAGAGAAAAGAACATTCATCAAACCAAAAAGCCCTTGAACAAAACCATGCTCATCACTCTCTTCATATGGCCAAACCTATcacataaaaatcaaaatgtaaAGCAAGTaagcaacaaacaaaaaagaccCAAGTGTAATTGGAAGCCTTTATGCATTGGAAGTAGCAATACAACACCATGGTGCACAGACTCAAAATAATGTTGAAGCTCGTGAAATGTAAATTCCCAAAGCATTTTTTGCAGGAAACCTCATTAATTAGGACCTTTGCCATCCCATTGCAGCTCATGAAATGTAACTtcccaaagttttttttttgtaggaaatcGCATAATTAAGACTTTACCATCCCAATGCCTCCAAAGAGTATCCACACAAGCTTAGGTTTTTTGGACCTAACATGAGACTAATCTATGTTCCGGTCCTTAAGTCACAACTAAAGGCTCTTCGCCCTTCCCAAAGTGTGTGTATGCAGGATATTGACCCACAGTCCCGCACAAGTTCAACGCTGCTTAACCACTCATTGGGTTATTTCGAAAGCACTTGACAGCGTATCAGTTACTGAAAAATAAACTATCAGTTGTCCGCATCTAGACCCTAGACCTACAGAAGATAGAGAAGTGAGCTTCCTAAAGCCAGTAGAAAGTTGATATggacttaaaaattataagatatCCGATTCCCACATCGAGTAGTACGAGATACTCGGTGGAGTATTTAAGCGGCTTAGTTCATTTCCCTTAAAGGATGGCTCCCCAAGTGCTTGGATACTTATCAATTGGGATCGAAGTCTAGATGTCGGTGGCTAAGAATGGGCTGACCAGAAAGGCATGTAAAGTGTCGTATATGCCAAGACATCAACTCTCAAGGACTCAAATATATTGGGGTACCAAGTCCCACATTGAGTAATATACGATAAATGGAAGAGCGTTTAAGTGATTTGGTTCTTCCCCTTAATAGCTAGtttttaaaaacaaagaaatgacTGAACTAAACGATACCTTGCTCAGAATACCAACAACAAGATTGATCTGCTCCATTCTTAATTCATCCGCTTCAGCAATTTCTAAACGGAGAACTTGATCAAAGAGTGATTGATGACCTTTGACAAAATCAACCACTTCAcgaacaattttgtttttcacctatattttttaaaacagaAACATGTACACAATATTCATCAATGTTCACACAATAGCATGAGGTCAATTCAAGACTGAAACAAGTTGTTGGAACAACAACAACCCAGACCAAGTAAACTACAAGCCAACAAACATGTAATTATTAGCTAGAAGTAATTTTATTCCGAAATATGGTCTTTCACGTCTAATTTTAATGGCTAGGAGGCATGAGAATGCAATATAGCCGGAGATAAAACTTCTAGAGCTTACAGTCGTATTAAAACATGTGTTTTATAAACAGTATTACATCACAGTTGTCAGGGGAGGAAGAAAATTTCATAGAAGATACTTTAGTAAACAATTGAAAAAGGAACAAAACCAACCTCCATATAATCTGATGTATCAACCAACGAAGTTAATGAGAAGACTAATCTCAAGACCGGAGTTATAATCATCCGTTGTCTATCAATATCCACAGCCATATCCCTCCTAAGTCTTGTCTCAACCCATCTTAATCCTCCCTGTAAATTCTGTAGCTTCAGTAAAGGTTAggttaaatgaaaataaaatgtgaTAGTCTTAAGGAAAATAATCAGTCACCTGCAAATTGGTTGCCCTGCCTGATGAAAGATGTTCCAATATGCCCATGGTAAATAGTACCTGTGCTCCAGATTTCCCATATTTGTGACTGATTCTTAGTAGAACAGCAAGTACAGCCTCAAACGTACATGCCCTCTGCAAAGAGTCAAGTGAGAGACCACCATCCtttaatcaaacaaataaatcaaatcaGTATCATCATATACATGAGATCGGAaattttaatgaatataaacaccgatgatttgattttttttcaatggTGTACCTAATTTATCTTGATAATTACTGTAATTAGCATTTGATTTGCACAGTTTGTATTTCAGATTTTATTTCCTTAACTCTTCAATCAGAATAAATTTGTTAGAACATATATCTTTATCAATTTCAATACTTTGAAATTAAGGCATTCCTCTTCATCTTTATTTAGTGTTTCAAGTTGTACCATCAGAACCAAAAGAAACATAAAAGattaaattatatgaaaaatcTATTGTATAACATTACAAACTATTCACAACTGTGAAACGAAAAAAGACAAGGTAATTTTTAAATAGAAGGAATTGTTTATGGGAGGCAGAACAAACACCTGATTGGAAATATTGCTTATGGCATTAAGGCAAGACCTTAAAAATCCCCTGCTTTGAAGTTGGCTCAAGAAATATCGCTCATGATCTATACAAATCAACGCATCAAGAACATAGAGTGATATTGTTTTTCCAGGTTCACTGCCATGGGTTGCGTCCTTTATGACcttcaatttcaaattatttaaaaCTGTAATTAATTGACTTGCCaatattcataaaaatataaaaaaataaatgcatCAAAATGAATctaataattaatgaaaaacaaaccaaacaaTAACATGGATAGCACCTGGAAACAACAAAACCATAATATCTTGTGGATAAGAAAGATCTAATAAAGAGTTGGGAAAAAAATTCTAGCCTAACATGAGAATAGAATATAAACTCACAATTAACCAAGACACTTCACCGCAAAATAAACAGAAACATCCCActtatattttatgtcaattaaATCAGAATATCGCAAGCATGCGACTGCTATTCTGACCAGTAGTAAACAACTCTAACAAGTTACAACCTACCACTTCGCAAATAAATAGTTGTAAACTGTCAATAGACAGAGACTTTTCAGAAAACAACCCATTTAATtccatattaaaaataaaatataaggcATAAGCACATAAAATACTGTGTGCTGATTAGTGATGCATGTAAGACGCATAATAAGAGTTAGCAAATAACCAAGTCCAATATGCTTTGAGCCTCTTTCCTCAAAGTAGAAAAATTTGCACGAGCCAGTTCTGCCTGTTCTTTGTCAATCTGGGGGATATAGAGAAAAATGCAATTATGAAGAGTTAATCCGTCGCCAGATTGAAATACTGTACATTATTTGCAAATGTTTAAGAAATTATACCTTTGGGAGATCAATATATTCACTATCTTGTTCACTGAGCAGCAAGAATTGAAGAACTGAGGTTGGAACATCAGGATCAACCACATTCAAACAATACTGGAAATAGCTAAGAAGCAAGGCATATTGGCTGTACAAATACATGCAAAAGTAAGTTTGCTGGCGAAAAAAATACAAAGCCTACCAATCAGAATCAATTACAGAATGTGTAACATACCGTCTTCTAAGAGCTTCTGATGATTCATTTCTAAGAATTGCCATGATAAGCTTAAACAATATGGTCAAGCAAGCAccatttgataattgtttaacCACAATAAGATCAAGGCATGTTATACTGTCAGAACTTAGACTTCCTGGGAACATAAACCTTTCATCTCGCAGCTTAGCCATGCATGTCAATCCTACCTGAGGGACACTCCATGTatgtaaaaataaatcataactGGATATATTGCATATAAAACAGAACAACTTGCAATCCCCGTGAGACAGACAAACAAATAACGATTTATAGAAACAATTCTGATCAATAGTAAAACCCGCCCAGTTTTGACCCTGCCCGCCATCAACCCATCTAAAGCATGGTGGGTGGGCCAACTTAGGTAGGAGGATTGTAACTCCCACCCCGCCCATCAGCGGGTTGAGCCatcaataaagaaaatatttgacattttcatctcaataaaataataatattaaataattatccctccatcccaaaataatTGACCTACTTGGTTATTCACACATTAAGAAAAGTGTATAAatgtgagagagagaatagTATTTTTACTAAAGTAACCTTAATAGGTATTGATGTATTTAAAACTACCATAGATGAAAACCTGAAGATGTTGAATTAGGAGagatgtaaatagtattaattagagGGTAGAATTGGAAAGAAGTAATTAATGGtgtattgaaaattgaaaaggtCAATTATTTTGGGGCAAATTCTTTTTGCAAAAAGGCAAATTgttttgggacgaagggagtgTCTCATTTAAGGATAGCTATAAATAAAGGTTTTATGAGCACGTAAAAATGCTTAGACAGAAACAGTCACCACTATCTTGAATGTTGGTTGGGGTTTGGTTCTCTCAAGAACAAATGTTTAAGTGAAATCATTATTAGCAAGAATATGGTCCGTAAGCAGTAACAGACTGTATTTAGTtacttttaagaaaaatatgacTCCGGATTATTACTCAGAACAACAGGAAAAGAGTGTTATCTACATACAAAGCCGTAACCCTAACTGTTCATTGGGTTAATGGACCACAAcgtaaaacaaatataatagacccatataaaaaaataaataacagtTTTTCAGTGGATTAAATGTGATGGACCAACTTGAGTGGCCGAGTTCAAAACTTCAACTCTCCCCACCTAAAATAGAAGGTTAAACGGGCTGGTCCGCCATGCTCAACCCGTTTCACCATGCCTCATTAGAAGGGCTAGATGCAAagcaggaaaaaaaattaaaacaaaaaaaataaacacttaGTCTTTGGTTAACAATCAGATCTATACTCAAACATAACAAAGGAAACAAACATTCTCCAAATAATTACTAATAACCCCATAATTTTGGGATTTAATCAATACCCTGATACAGGAGTTCTACAATGGAATCAAACAAATTGGATACTTGAAGACTTCATCAACATTTCCACatgataaattatatattaacaTATTTACCTGTGATAATATGAATGCCATCTTCAGTGAACAGTCTGGAGAAGCAGATGCACTGAGAGACGCATCAAGGATCCTGAACATGCAATGAATTATGTAACAGTTACAACAAACGCAAAAATAATGAGAAGAGACACATGAGTAGTTGTAACTCATTTTATTATCACTAATACAGTAAAGTAACTCACCGAAAGAGAATTTCAGACCGATCTTCAAGCATTGCTAATCTTCTAGATGCAGAcacctttaaaaaaaatcacagagTTTAGAGAATTTAAGTCATAAAACATaagtatttgtcaaaaaaatatcagTAGATGTAAAGCGAGAACTGCACCTCAACAATCTGAGACCAGGCAGTCAACATATGTAGTTGTGAAGCTTGCTCTTCAAGATTTTTATTGTATTTCCATCCCCATCTCAGCAACTGTTGAATTGTCTCTCGTGCATCATTTAGCTCAACTTCACTGCCAAGATTACTCACCTGAAGATATGCagaattatatttctgaaaccAAAATGATTATAAATGACATCAACTCAAAAAGGAAATTAATATTGTAAAACTACAATTCCAGTAGTAGACTTGAGACTACTGAATTATCAATACTAGCAAGTGAACCAACCTGCCAAAGTTTGTCATGGAAGGAAGCAAGGTCAATTAGTCGGTCACCTCTCTCAGAATAATAGTAGACACCACCTTTTCCAGAATTTCCCAGTATGTCTTCTGCCTATAATATATCCAACCAAAAGCAGgaaagaaaatgatgaaaatagTCAAGGACTAAATTAGTGTCCAGAAGTTGTATTCCATATGAGGCGTGTTTAAAGGTTAGCATCTCACCAGCAAGTCATACTTCGTGCCGGCCATAGTATATGACAGCTTAGTAGTGGTATCTGGACATCTAAACTGGATGATTTCAAGCAATTCTAATACCTGAGTTTAAAAGGAAACAAATTTGATTAAGAGTATATAATCACTTGTATAGTAGAATTATGCACCTCCTATGTGATCACATTCAATGCACTCTTTTTTACTGAAATGACAATTGGTGCTACCAAAGCTTATCCCTATTTTCTAGTTTCCCACATATTTCTTCTCTCAGACTCTTCAACTACCATTATGTCATCTATAAAAAGCATGCATCACGGTGCCAACCCTTGGGTGTGTTCAATAAGTCTGCACAAAGTTGGCTCTACCAAGATGTTTAAAGTGAACTTTGTCCCGACCGCCAACTTATTCTCCGACCCTCATAATTTCTAACAACTTATGTTGCAATTGAGGCAACAATGATCGTCAAGGGGATGTCAACATGAAACCCCCTCCTTAAACATAGTTTCTATTAGTTAACAAGCAGATATTTGCTAGTAATTTTATTAACTCGCTTCTTAATTGATGGCAGTGCATTTAAATCATAATAGACAATATAAAATCCAATATATGCATGTGTAAGAACTAAGTAGTAAGACCATAACATAAAAGGAACCATGAAACAATTAATGACCATCAGTACCTTATTCTTACTAACAGTTCTATAATCAGCATTTCCAGAATTATCGTGAAGTGAAAATGGATATATGGCCTGGTCTTCATCAATTCCAGTTGTACCTTGTCCAAAAATATTAGAAAGGATTGTCTGACAAGTGTCTCTATGGTTGGAACTACTAACATCACCAGCATGTAGCTCAACTGCTAAAAGTTTTAAGAGCCATGCTCTCTGTGAAAGGCAAAGCAAAGAAATATGTGAAGTTAATAATGGTTCGAAATACACTATAAAATCATACATGTGTTAGAAAATACTATGAAATAAATTCATTTAACACAGATCACACAACTTATATTTATAATGGTGTAACAATAAATTCATTTAATGCCTAATTGATTAGTAACAGGTTTGCTTAGTCAAGGAACATTAACAAGTGATCTAGAAAATTGTACAATCTAGAAATATTAACAGGTTTGCTTAATTTTAACAGTAACTTTAAATAGAGCATGGGTTTTATAATGTATGGGTATCAAAGATGTAGGAGGAAAATACCTGATGAAGGGAACTAATACGAAGCGGCTGGTTGTTGTTACGTTTAGGAAGTGGAGCAATGCCAATTGTGTCAAGGTGCTGCATTGTGTAGGAAGGGAAAAGTTACAGAGAAATATCTCCAGGATAATTAACACCAACCTTAAACTAGGATAACAGCATAAAGATGCCCAAGTTCATTGAAATTTGTTACCTTGACAAAGAATCCATACTTTTTATTTGACAACAGATCCATTGTAGGAGCAGATGTAAATGGATCAATGCACAACTCATAAAGAAGCTGCATCAAACAAAAAGTCAATATTCCTTCTAAAAGTCAGTACAAATGCATGGAAAAAATGCAAAATTCTAActctattaatattttttatatgttacGCAACAGATCAACTACACCTGACCTGAAAACTAAATTCATGAAGTAATGCATTTAAATCTGGCTTCAAAAGCTTCTCCAGAATATCAAGAATAACCTTCATGCAACTGCACATAACATTTTAAGAGTACGGTTATATTTAATAGAATCAAGATATTAAAATAGAAACAGACTGTAGACAATACCTGTAATAAAATTTAGGCTGTAAAACTGTCCGCTCAACAGGCGTATCTAGATCAAATTTAAGTAGTAAATGAGTGATATTTGGAGCTGGCCGACTGATGTTGTCAATTAGAAGCTGAAAACGTATAGAAGGTAGATATAAACAGCATTTTAAgatgaaataaaagaaaagatagGAAACATATAAATGGAAGGGGTGAAGACGAACTTGCAGAATAAGAATGCCAggatcattattatttttattattattattttcaacattCTGAGATTCTTCTGACCGTGCCTCAAGGCAGGCTGCATAATCTTCTA
This genomic interval from Trifolium pratense cultivar HEN17-A07 linkage group LG6, ARS_RC_1.1, whole genome shotgun sequence contains the following:
- the LOC123890205 gene encoding nuclear pore complex protein NUP205 isoform X6: MVSPKQLLSTLESALLGSSPPTPSQRVEVLHAIRTSLQSFQSLLSYPPPKPSDRSQVQSKSIRLQDSSLITLDDQDVQIALKLSDDLHLNEVDCVRLLVSANQEWGLMGREPLEILRLAAGLWYTERRYLITSVHLLLRAVVLDQGLEDDILVDIQKYLEDVINSGLRQRLISLIKELNREEPSGVGGPQCERYVIDSRGSLVERQSVVSRERLILGHCLVLSVLVVRTSPKDVKDLFSILKDSASEVSQSNIAIKHQITFSLLFALVIAFVSDGLSTVPDKASVLSSNTSFRHEFHELVMATGNDPIVEGFAGGIRLAWVVHLMLIQEGVAARETVSSASSNEMSYLSQCLEVVFSNNVFQFLLEKVLRTAAFQTEDEDMIYMYNAYLHKLITCFLSNPLARDKIKESKEKVMSVLSPYRVVGSHDFAQNSSSISQQGTETGSLPFNSILDFVSEVYLKEPELLLGNDALWTFVNFAGEDHTNFQTLVAFLNMLSTLVLKSPIILKLIPILLCSHLYIFGFWDTFQASSHEGASKVHELLQGKAFRSIGWSTLFECLTIYDEKFKQSLQTAGAMLPEIQEGDAKALVAYLNVLKKVVENGNPIERKNWFPDIEPLFKLLSYENVPPYLKGALRNAIATFIHVSPVLKDSIWTFLEQYDLPVVVGPEAQGSPSMGTQVYDMQFELNEIEARREQYPSTVSFLNLINALIAEERDLTDRGRRFIGIFRFIYDHVFGPYPQRAYADPCEKWQLVGACLKHFHMILTMYDIKEEDYEGVVDQSRLSTTKESSSLQTQLPVLELLKDFMSGKTVFRNIMSILLPGVNSIIAERSSQIHGQYLENAVQLSLEIIILVFEKDLLLSDYWRPLYQPLDIILSHDHNQIVALLEYVRYDFQPQVQQSSIKIMSILSSRMVGLVQLLLKSNASNSLIEDYAACLEARSEESQNVENNNNKNNNDPGILILQLLIDNISRPAPNITHLLLKFDLDTPVERTVLQPKFYYSCMKVILDILEKLLKPDLNALLHEFSFQLLYELCIDPFTSAPTMDLLSNKKYGFFVKHLDTIGIAPLPKRNNNQPLRISSLHQRAWLLKLLAVELHAGDVSSSNHRDTCQTILSNIFGQGTTGIDEDQAIYPFSLHDNSGNADYRTVSKNKVLELLEIIQFRCPDTTTKLSYTMAGTKYDLLAEDILGNSGKGGVYYYSERGDRLIDLASFHDKLWQVSNLGSEVELNDARETIQQLLRWGWKYNKNLEEQASQLHMLTAWSQIVEVSASRRLAMLEDRSEILFRILDASLSASASPDCSLKMAFILSQVGLTCMAKLRDERFMFPGSLSSDSITCLDLIVVKQLSNGACLTILFKLIMAILRNESSEALRRRQYALLLSYFQYCLNVVDPDVPTSVLQFLLLSEQDSEYIDLPKIDKEQAELARANFSTLRKEAQSILDLVIKDATHGSEPGKTISLYVLDALICIDHERYFLSQLQSRGFLRSCLNAISNISNQDGGLSLDSLQRACTFEAVLAVLLRISHKYGKSGAQVLFTMGILEHLSSGRATNLQGGLRWVETRLRRDMAVDIDRQRMIITPVLRLVFSLTSLVDTSDYMEVKNKIVREVVDFVKGHQSLFDQVLRLEIAEADELRMEQINLVVGILSKVWPYEESDEHGFVQGLFGLMNVLFSRDSNSKVLGFPRSRVSPENQRSSELQIFKLCFSLSSYLYFLVTKKSLRLQSSDASSNYPTSVGFQQPTLSLLNSLLTSATNALERAAEEKSLLLNKIRDINELSRQEVDEIISMCVRQESVSSSDNIQKRRYIAMVEMCRVVSCTDQLIVLLLPLSEHVLNIFLIHLQDCSDAFESTMTTKTITYGATYDPQQDFALLCGQLVPTLERLESLSEEKLGHNLKVFCRLATSAKEIAIQKMV